A genomic region of Spea bombifrons isolate aSpeBom1 chromosome 9, aSpeBom1.2.pri, whole genome shotgun sequence contains the following coding sequences:
- the ZNF770 gene encoding zinc finger protein 770, with the protein MLKTQQGKHLTISPRRRSYRCDVCPKQFETPSKLARHHLTHTGQKPFECQECSKSFRQLVHLERHMITHVLPFRCNVCHRHFKNPETFSKHQQLHNETPASQVRPVRKTSAARMRKCRAAPAYSGCRKTFTPEEKTLPYHCESEHVTISKKIEDRKCERCHKVFPSCSKLERHLLVHTGQKPFACAVCSKSFRQKTHLKIHQLTHIQEKPFQCSYCFKCFKTPEKLLKHEDVHTRQPQVPDMLVKVKDFGMATSREKEESGEIFSSLNVIPSQCPSCEQWFETQQILEMHICFVKEDRNAINCRRRTLNREGAGRQKKRFGELLDTDKNILPESNKLGHFHKKDHMERAENLENGDLVCQELDGSLNAFKLHPAPTGKEQGMEPAEMLLQRHFQQDLNKELEFHFRGFLGNQAAQTSAGVFSISDQDEHGIGGDTLYRFLCGAQGVLLQRPNVSKCDRCEKVFPSLSKLRRHYLIHTGQKPFACAECGKKFRQSAHLKRHQVTHTPKIQLHKPQGTLGDVSRVLRQHREHNGFQFSRVYSLNALDNVQGFGQMKPCAAPEIEVKIESTDVSSEIPKSQRAICKKRRTTVPKDYVASSRPERPWRRTIRNKGFKKTYVCSVCTKNFLSPSKLERHYLMHADQRPFECFQCGKTFRQDPHLKRHQLTHIRLKD; encoded by the coding sequence atgttgaaaaccCAGCAGGGCAAACATCTTACGATATCACCTAGGAGGAGGTCATATCGCTGTGATGtttgccccaaacagtttgAAACCCCTTCTAAGCTTGCAAGACATCACCTCACCCACACTGGCCAAAAGCCCTTCGAGTGCCAGGAATGCAGCAAGTCTTTTCGGCAGCTTGTCCACCTAGAGAGACACATGATCACACACGTGTTGCCTTTCCGGTGTAACGTTTGTCACCGTCACTTTAAAAACCCAGAAACATTTTCAAAGCACCAGCAACTTCATAATGAGACCCCCGCTAGTCAAGTGAGGCCGGTGAGGAAGACATCTGCTGCTCGTATGAGAAAATGTAGGGCTGCCCCTGCTTATTCTGGATGCCGTAAGACTTTCACTCCTGAAGAAAAAACACTGCCTTATCATTGTGAATCTGAACACGTTACTATCAGCAAAAAAATTGAAGATCGGAAATGTGAGAGGTGTCACAAAGTGTTTCCATCTTGTTCGAAGTTGGAGAGGCATCTGCTTGTTCACACTGGACAGAAACCCTTTGCGTGTGCTGTTTGCAGCAAATCGTTTAGACAGAAGACTCACCTAAAGATCCACCAACTCACACACATTCAGGAGAAGCCTTTCCAGTGTAGCTATTGCTTTAAATGCTTTAAGACACCAGAGAAACTCCTCAAGCATGAAGATGTCCACACTCGACAACCGCAAGTTCCTGATATGTTAGTGAAAGTTAAAGACTTTGGGATGGCAACTTCCAGAGAGAAGGAAGAGTCTGGCGAAATCTTCTCTAGTCTGAATGTGATCCCTTCTCAATGTCCCTCTTGTGAACAGTGGTTTGAGACGCAACAAATTCTGGAAATGCATATTTGTTTCGTAAAAGAAGATAGGAATGCAATCAATTGTCGAAGAAGGACTTTAAACAGAGAAGGAGCTGGAAGACAAAAGAAAAGATTTGGAGAGCTACTTGACACGGATAAGAATATATTACCAGAATCCAACAAATTAGGGCATTTTCATAAAAAGGATCACATGGAAAGAGCAGAAAATCTGGAGAATGGCGATCTTGTGTGTCAAGAACTAGATGGTTCCTTAAATGCGTTTAAACTACATCCTGCACCAACAGGGAAGGAGCAGGGTATGGAACCTGCTGAAATGCTCCTTCAGAGACACTTTCAACAAGATTTAAATAAAGAGTTAGAATTCCACTTCCGGGGATTTTTGGGGAATCAAGCTGCCCAGACCAGTGCTGGAGTTTTCAGTATTTCAGACCAGGATGAGCATGGGATTGGTGGTGACACACTCTACCGTTTTCTTTGCGGTGCCCAAGGCGTTCTGCTCCAGAGGCCCAATGTCAGTAAGTGTGATCGGTGCGAGAAAGTGTTCCCATCCTTGTCCAAGTTGCGTAGACATTACCTTATCCACACTGGACAAAAGCCCTTTGCGTGTGCTGAGTGTGGGAAAAAATTCCGTCAGTCTGCCCATCTTAAAAGACACCAGGTAACGCACACACCAAAAATACAACTTCACAAGCCACAGGGCACACTTGGAGATGTGTCTCGGGTATTAAGACAACATCGAGAACACAATGGCTTTCAGTTCTCGCGGGTTTATTCTTTAAACGCTCTAGATAATGTCCAAGGCTTTGGTCAAATGAAGCCCTGTGCTGCCCCAGAAATTGAGGTGAAAATAGAATCCACTGATGTCTCTTCAGAGATCCCAAAGTCTCAACGAGCGATTTGCAAGAAGCGTAGGACAACGGTGCCAAAGGACTACGTTGCAAGCTCACGCCCCGAGCGTCCGTGGAGGCGGACAATCAGAAACAAGGGTTTCAAAAAGACCTACGTGTGTAGTGTGTGCACTAAAAACTTCCTGTCCCCTTCTAAGCTTGAGAGACATTATCTCATGCATGCTGACCAGAGACCCTTTGAGTGTTTCCAGTGTGGCAAAACCTTCCGTCAGGACCCCCACCTGAAACGGCACCAGCTCACACACATTCGGCTTAAGGACTAA